From Acidianus brierleyi:
GATTCATTCATTGTCCTAAGATCTATTGTCTCTTGAGGAATTCTAATAGAACTAGTAGGTTTAAATGCACAACGCAATATTATAGGTTCCCCATTAGTTATACCTCCCAATATTCCGCCAGAAGTGTTATTTTTCCATCCTAGTTTGCCATTTTTTATTATAATCTCATCATTAGCTTCACTACCTCTCATTTTAGCTAATTTAAATCCTAAACCGTATTCAAAACCTACTGCGGCGGGAATAGACATAATCGCTTTAGCTAAATCGGCCTTTATTTTATCAAAAACTGGCTCTCCTAAACCAGGAGGAGGATTTTCCACAAATATCTCAGCTATACCTCCGTAACTATCTCCCTCTGTTGTAGCCTTCTTAACTAACTCAATGAACTTATTTTCTATATCTTTATTTGAAGCTCTTACTGGACTATATTTAGAACATAAAATATCATCAAACTTTACTTCGGTATCTAGTTCAATATTACCTAGACTTTTGAGATGACCAGCAATAATAGTATTAGTAAACATCAGTAGTTTCTTTGCTATTGCTGACGCGGCTACTCTACCTACAGTTTCTCGAGCACTAGATCTCCCACCTCCTCTATAATCCCAATTCTCGTAGCCATATCTCATAATATAAGGTAGATCAGCATGTCCTGGCCTAGGCTTATATTTTATTTCCTCATATAATGAGGAAATTACATCATTATTTCTTACTAAAATAGCTATTGGAGCGCCAGTAGTCTTGCCGTTAAATATTCCGCTTAAGATTTCTGGCTCGTCTTTTTCTCTTCTACCGGAAACTAAAAATCTTCCAGGGCGTCTGAATGACAATTCGAATTGAATATCTTCTTTATCTAAAGGTAGTCCTGCAGGAACTCCGTCTATCACAGCACCTACTGCTGGTCCGTGGCTTTCTCCAAAAGTAGTTATTCTAAAAATATTACCGAACGAGTTTCCTGGCATATAGGAAATTCACCACTTCATCTTCATTAACTGTTTTTCCAAACCAAATTTTTTGAGCTTCTAAAGCTTGTCTAACGAGGATTTTAAGCCCATTTACATCTTTCATTCCATTTTTCCTTGCTTTATCCAAAAAAGTCGTAATTACTGGAGTATATACGAAGTCTATGGCTATATTACCTTTAATACAGTGTTCAGGAATAAAAGAAGGATCTGGAGTAGCGTTAGCTATTATGCCATATTCTATTGAACAGTTCTCTACAACCTTGGCTTTGTATCCTTTTGATTTTATATACTCGACTAGTTTCTCTCCTTTTTCTTTCTTTCTATCATAGATATAAACCTTGAATCCTTCTTCTGCTATTGCAAAAGAAATAGCTTTAGCAGCACCTCCTGATCCAAATATTATAGAATCATAATACCCAGTCTCGTTTAATATTGTCTTTAATGCTAAATAATCAGTGTTATAGCCCTCTTTTTCCTTTATAGTATTCACTGCACCAATTTTTTCTGCAGTAAAATCCACTTTATCTAGATACTTAATTATTTTCTCTTTATAAGGTATAGTAACATTAAAGCCTTTACCAAGTTCCAATAATGATGAGGTTAATCTTTCAAATTTTGTTTCATCTAAATCAAAAGCTAGGTACACCGCATTTATTCCTAGTTTTTGAAAAGAATAGTTATGAATAGCTGGAGAGAGAGTATAGCTTATATTTTTGCCTATTATACCAAGTAATTTTGTAGAATAGTTTATTTCAAACACTGTGACGCAAACCCTTTTAGAGTTTCTTTAGGAACATCTACTTTCTTCCATTTTCCTATTCTAGTGGGAAAAGGCATCATAACAAAATTTCCCCGAGTTTTTTTATCCTTTTCAATAGAGCTTAGCGCTAAATCTAACGAAATAGGAATGCCTATTTTATCAATACTTAATGGAAGACCATATAATTGCAAAAGCCAAAGAACGTCTTCTACTACTCCTTCTTCAGAATATCCCATTTCTTCTGCTATTTTAGCTTCACATACCATACCTACAGATATAGCATATCCATGAGAAATCTTAAAATTAGATCCTGCTTCTATGGCATGACCTATTGTATGACCAAAGTTCAATACTACTCTTATTCCTTTATTCTCTCTTTCATCTTCTTTAACTACCCCTAGCTTATCATTTACTGATCTATAGATAATTTCTTCTAATGCATCCTCCTCTTTATTTAGTATCCTATCTTTATTTAAAGAAAGAAAATCATATAGATCCTTATCTAAGACCAAGGAATACTTTATAACTTCTGCTAATCCCTTCTTAAGTTCTTCTAATGGTAAAGTTTTAATGAAATTTAAGTCTATTACTATATTACTTGGCTGGTAAAATGTCCCTAGTATATTTTTAACTCCTGCAAAATTAACTCCATTTTTACCTCCTATTCCTGCATCTACCATTCCCAAAAGTGTAGTAGGGACGTTTACCAAATTTATACCTCTAAGATAAATAGACGCAGCAAAACCTGCTATATCAAGTACAGTTCCTCCACCAACTGCAATAACATAATCTCCTCTATCGAAATCATTATCAAACAAAGTTTTCACTATATCTAAAACGTTGGATAAATCCTTTGCTTGTTCACCATCATCTATAGGAATCACAACGTCTGCTTTAGGATTTATTCGAAGATTTTTAGAATAGATTATTGCTTTCTTTTTATCAAGCTCAGATAGAAAATCTTCAAACTTTTTTCCTATATCGACGTTAATTTCAAAAGAACATATATTCTCCTTAATATTTTTCATACAGATCTACCGAGAGCCGAAGCTAAAGCTTTTATCCTATTCATAAGAACTTCGAAAGATTCTGGAGTTAATTGTTGCTCAGAATCACTTAGCGCACTTTCAGGATGTGGATGAACCTCTATTAGCAACATATCTGCGCCAGCTGCTACAGATGCTAATGCTAAAGAGTGAACTAACTCTCTTTTACCTGCAGGATGACTCGGATCTGCGCAGATAGGTAAATGGGTCATCATTTTTGCCGCAACCATTCCTCCAATATCTAAAGTAAACCTTGTTGATTTCTCAAAAGTTCTTATTCCTCTTTCACATAATATCACGTTTCCGTCTCCTCCATAAAGCAAATATTCTGCTGCTTGTAACCATTCCTCTACTGTATTAGCCATCCCTCTTTTTAGGAGAACTGGCTTTCCTATTGAAGCCACTTCTTTTAATAAAGAGAAATTTTGAGCGTTTCTTGCTCCAATTTGCACCATATCTACATACTTCTTAAACACTTCAGAATCTTTAGTGTCCATTATTTCTGTGACTATTGGCAAACCTGTCTCTTCGCCTGCAGTTTTTAGAATTTTTACTCCTTCCTCTCCTAAACCTTGAAATGAATATGGACTAGTCCTTGGTTTATAGGCTCCTCCTCTTAAAATTGAAGCACCTGCCCTTTTTACTGCTTTAGCAACACTTACTACTTGCTCTTCTGACTCTACAGCACAAGGACCTGCTGCAACGACTATTTTATTTGTACCTATTTCAGTGCCTTTAACTTTAAATGATGTAGGATCTTTTTTCCATTCGTTACTAGCTAAGATATATGATTTTTTGGTTTTAACTGCAACTTCAATATCCTCATCTACAATCTTTTCTGCCTCACTATCCGGCCATACTAATAGTAAATTTTTTCCATAAAGATTAAGAAATTTGTATGATGAAGATGATAATTGTAATTTTTCCTTTAAGGTAGAGTAATCTCTTTTATCTTTTAATATGAAAAGAATCATTTCTTCTCACCTAAAAATTCATTATAAAGATTATTTAGCTCTTTCATACCTAACTCTCTAGCCTTTTGAGAGTATGGATTTAATTCCTGGATCTCCATTATAACACTATGGAGATCATTAACTCTTTTTATTATCTTATAAATATCCCTAAAATTTGTAGTTTGGAAATTTGAAAAATCTACATCCAACTCTTTAGCAAGTAGCTCTATACTTTTACTCAATGCCATTAAATAAAAATGTGGTAAAACTTGCACTACAGCCATTGCCTTTTCATGATTTTCTAAACTAGTCTGTATAGGAAAAAGACCGCAATTCCTCCAGAAGTCCAAGATTTCTTTTGAATCAGGAAATGTTATCGAAGGAATTACGGCTATTTTTTCACCAACTGGATAAAGATATGGACCAAAGAGAGGATGAGAAGATATATAATTAAAATTATTTTCAAGCGACATTTTTTCTAAAAAGCCAAAAATAGAATGTTTAGTAGATAAAATATCTATAACTTTTTTCCCACTAAAATATGGAAAAAGCTTTTTCATAAAATCCGAAACAATACCAGACGGCGGTAAGGTAATTATTATAATCTCTCCCCATTCAACAGCCTTATAAGGCTCCATGTAGGCATATCCAAATTCGCTTGCGAGCCTTTCAGCTTTTTTTATATCTCTACCAGTTACTACAACTTCTTGTGAAGATATTTTAAATAAAGAAATTAGAGATCTAGCCATTCCTCCATATCCTATTATAGATATTTTCTTTATGTAGCTAGGATTTATCTGAAAAATTTTTGAATAAGAGAAAATTAAATTTAATAACGGATCTATCATTGACTCAGGGATGCCATATTTCTGAGATAAAGACAACCATCTTAACCTAACTGATTCTTCTCTTTTTTCATCTGTTATAGGAAAATTATTTTTTTGTTTTATTTTGCCTATTTTACCAGATAATTTCATTCTTTCAGATAACAAATAAACTAACTTTTCATCTATATTCTCTATCTGTTTCCTTAAGTCGTCTATCTCACTCATTTAATCAGCTCTAAAGCAGAGTTTACTATAGACTTATCAGTTATATTGTAATAGTCTAATAATTCTCTTTCACTTCTTGCAGATCTTCCAAAAGTAGTAGCACCAACAAATCTCATTGGTACAGGATATTTCTTAACTACAACTTCTGATACAGCAGAACCTATTCCTCCATATATACTATGTTCCTCTATAGTAACTATTCTACCAGTTTTTCTAGCATAGTATTCTATTGTAGATTCATCTATAGGTTTTATAGTCTCTAAATTTATTACTGCAGTGCTTATTCCCATTTTCTCTAATTGTTCAGCTGCTTTAAGAGCGTCCCATAAAACTACTCCAGCTCCCATTATAGTTAAATCATCTCCGTCCTTAAGCACGTAAGCCTTACCAATCTCGAACTTGTAATCAAGACCATTGGTTATTGGAGGAGAATATTCTCTTCCCATTCTATAATATATAGGACCTCTCTCCTTCATTATCACTGGCAAACCTCTAATAACATCAGCAGGATCTGCTGGAACTATCACTCTCATGTTAGGAAGAGTACGCATTAAAGCTATGTCTTCTAAAGACTGGTGACTAGAACCGTCTCCGCTATCACTATATCCAGAATGAGTAACCAGAATTTTGACATTTAAGTTCATTCTACTTATACTATTCCTTATTTGTTCCCATGCTCTCATCGTAAACATTGCAAAATCTACTACAGCAGGCTTCTTTCCAGTAGCTGACAATCCAGCAGCAAAATTTACCATATCTTGCTCGGAAATTCCGACATTGAAGTATCTCTCTGGAAATTTTTCCTTAAAGTAAGAAGCCCTAGTAGAATCGCCAACGTCAGCAGTTATTACTATTATGTCAGAATCTTCTTCCCCTAACTTTACTAAAGTTCTACCAAAAGCTTCACGAATTGAAGAGAAACTTCCTTGTAACATCAGGACTCGCCCTTTGTTTTTTACTATTTTCTATTGGAGTGAAACCTTTACCTCTGAGAGTTTTTGCAAAAATTACTGCAGGCTTCTTTGCCTTCATCGCCTCTTCAACACTATTTACTATACTAGAAATATCATGGCCATCACATAAGAAAGTCTCCCATCCTACTGCTTTCCACACATCATGCAGAAACTCTTTAGGTTTAACATCTTGAGTCGAAGCGTCTAACTGAAATCCATTAATTTCTATAAATGCTATTAGGTTATCCACTTTTCTAGCTACTGCATGTGTCATTGCTTCCCAGATCTCTCCTTCGTCTTGTTCTCCATCTCCCATAATTACAAAAACTCTACCACTTCCATTAGACATTTTTATTCCAGTGGCAACACCAATACCAAAACTTAATCCCTGCCCTAAACTGCCTGTAGACATATCTATGCCAGGAATGTATACTTCTGGATGACCTTGTAATAATCCGTTTATTCCTTGAATTTTCCATAATTCTTCCTCTGGTATAAGTCCTTTCTCATGCAATACTGCGTATAAAGCTGGAGCTGCATGACCTTTGCTTAATATTAACCAATCTTTGTCTGTAGGATTTTTACTTTCTCTCACGTATCTGAATAGTAACGTAGTTAAAATCTCTATGCTACTTAATGACGACCCTACGTGAATTGATTGATCATAGAACTGCATTTTTATAACATTCTTTCTAGCTCTTTCTGCAATCTCTTGCAACTTTTTTAATTCTTCTAATGATATTGGAATTCCATCACTTCCACCTTTTCCCATTGGTGCAACAACTAAACCCCCGAATATAGAATAATTCTTATTTTTTAAGCTTTCATTATTATCTATGGAACGATATTCTAGGCAATTATTAGCCTTAGGTTTAGAGCTTCAGGAAAAGATTTCTTCTTTAAAGGTAGCTGTTATAGGATGCGGTGCTTTGGGCTCGGCTCTTGCAGAAATGTTAACTAGATTAGGAGTAAAAGAATTAGTTTTAGTAGATGCAGACGTAGTAGAATTAAGCAATTTACATAGAACTCACATATTCACTGAGAAAGATTTAATGAGACCTAAAGCATTAGTTTGCAAAGAATATTTAAAAAAAGTAAATAGTAATATAAAAATAGACACAATATTAGATATTTTAGATAGCAAAAATGCCGAAGAAATAGTTAAAGGAAACGATATAGTGTTTGATGCTCTTGATAATGTAAATTATAGACTTGTCCTCAACGATGCATGTGTCAAAAATAATATACCATTAATATATGCCGGTGTAACTGGAGAATATGCTTCAGCTAAAATAATAATTCCTGGTAAGACCTCATGCCTCTCTTGCTTTTTAGAACCTATTGATGAGCGTAATGCATGTGAGATAATAGGAACTACTATCGCTACAATAGATATTATAACGTCTATTCAAATTCAATTGCTCATAAATTACCTTAGAGGAAGATACGAGGATGAAATGATTTACATTGATATGGAAGATTTAAGATTGGAAAAGATAAAAATGAAAAGAAATTCAAATTGTGAAGCATGTTCACTACATCAGTATAAATATCTTAAATCAAAATTTTACACATGTGGAATGTTAAGATCTGAAAAAAGTGGGAAAAATATTTTTAGATCTTCTGAAGTAGAAATATATAAGGATAGTGAAGGTACTATTATATGCTATAATGAAAAATGTTTTAAGAAAAAAGAAGCATAAAGCTTGTGCAATTTAAATATGTTTTTACTGCATTATTGCCAATATTAGTCGTTGTAGTATATTCTATAATTTTTAAAATAAATATTATAGAAATAGTAAGAAGTTTAACTCCAATAATTATTCTAGCTTTTGTTCTTTCATATCTTGGACAGATATTAGTAATAGCTCTTAGAGATAAGAAAATTGTAGGAGTTTCTTTTTACACAGCTTTCAAAGCAAGATTATTAGGAAATTCTATAGGACTAATTTTACCTGGCTGGGTTGGTCAAGAACTTACTAGAGCCACAGTATATAGCAAAGAACATGTAGAGCTTATTCAAGGATTTTCATTATCGCTATTGGAAGCTTATTACGATGTAACAGTTGGATCACTTATGTTTCTTGTCCTATTACCTATAAGGTTCATTGCAATAGAATTAATTTATATCTTCATAACAATAGGTAATATAATAGGCTGGTCTTTGGGACTAGCTTACGTATACACTACTGCAGGTAAATCAATTAGAATTGAGAAGAGTATAGTTAAATTAATCGGATTAGATAAGTATTATTTTGTATTAAATAAAGGAAAACAGGCAATGAAAGATAAAATTGAAGGAAAGAACTTTATTACATACTTCTCTCTTACAGTCTTGGGATATTTAGTTCAATCACTATCATTCTTGGCTATGGTCTCAGATTACTTTAAGGATATTCTGATTAATATGACTTTTTTTGCTGCTACTCTCTTCCCCATACCAGGAGCATCAGGAGTTTCAGAAATTGCATTCTCCTTATTTCTTCCTCCGCATTTCGTAGTAGCTGCCGTAGTTTTAGAATTACTTGACTATTTTATAGGTTTCATATTCATTAGGGATATAGACATTAATGAACTTAAAAAAGAATTCTACAAAATTAAAAAGTATGGAGAGTTTTATCAAGGATCCGAATCCTGAAGAAGGCTTAAAACTTATCGAATCTCTATATAACGAAAAATCATTATGTGTAAAAATTCCCTACACTCCAGATTCTATAATATTTTCTAGTTTACTAATGAAATATTTTAATGGCGATTTTGCTATTAGTTTCTCTTCCTTAAATTGTGAAGTCCAATTGCTTCAGAACGAACAAGGAAAATGGATCAATAGTAATGATAAACAAGTATTTTTGGGAAACTCAGCTTTTAGTTCCATATTACCATTAAGTAAAGACGATCTACTACCAATTTTATCAGGAATTTCTATAAGTTCTTTCCTAGAAAGGAGAAAAACTAGTGAATGGGAAAATAAAATAATTGAAAAAGCAAAAGCTATGGGAGTAACTGTAGAGAAAAACGTAAAAATACCTGCCTATAATGAACTGCCGCTCTTCCTTTCTTTAATGCTATCCTTTGATCCATATTTACCACAGATTACTGGAAATAGAGAAAATGCTATCAATTTTATTAAAGAGCTTGGGGTTAATGAGACGACTAAATTAAGTGAATTAAACGAAACACAACTCAATACATTTCTTTATAAAATAATGACAATAGCAATCAAGCTAAATCCTAGAATTTCCAGAGATGACATAATTTCCGATAGAATATTTTACTTTAATTACGATCTTCTTGAGGTATCTCTGGCATTAATCTATTTTATGGATATTATAGGAAGCAAATATTTAATTCAATTTTCATTAAATCCATCAATAATAGGAATATTAATAGATAAATTTAGAGAAAATGTAGCAAAAGGATTCAAAATTGATATTCTAGATAATAAAGGAAAGTACTACATAGTAGATTCAGAGCTTAAATCTCCTACTCTAATATCAATTTTCTTACAGCAAATAGAAAAAAAC
This genomic window contains:
- the aroC gene encoding chorismate synthase yields the protein MPGNSFGNIFRITTFGESHGPAVGAVIDGVPAGLPLDKEDIQFELSFRRPGRFLVSGRREKDEPEILSGIFNGKTTGAPIAILVRNNDVISSLYEEIKYKPRPGHADLPYIMRYGYENWDYRGGGRSSARETVGRVAASAIAKKLLMFTNTIIAGHLKSLGNIELDTEVKFDDILCSKYSPVRASNKDIENKFIELVKKATTEGDSYGGIAEIFVENPPPGLGEPVFDKIKADLAKAIMSIPAAVGFEYGLGFKLAKMRGSEANDEIIIKNGKLGWKNNTSGGILGGITNGEPIILRCAFKPTSSIRIPQETIDLRTMNESKISVLGRHDPAVAIRGVSVVEAMTSLVLVDHAIRSGVIPSVKIDNKEAEIIQERWLRYKEACKPLEESQ
- a CDS encoding shikimate dehydrogenase family protein is translated as MFEINYSTKLLGIIGKNISYTLSPAIHNYSFQKLGINAVYLAFDLDETKFERLTSSLLELGKGFNVTIPYKEKIIKYLDKVDFTAEKIGAVNTIKEKEGYNTDYLALKTILNETGYYDSIIFGSGGAAKAISFAIAEEGFKVYIYDRKKEKGEKLVEYIKSKGYKAKVVENCSIEYGIIANATPDPSFIPEHCIKGNIAIDFVYTPVITTFLDKARKNGMKDVNGLKILVRQALEAQKIWFGKTVNEDEVVNFLYARKLVR
- the aroB gene encoding 3-dehydroquinate synthase; amino-acid sequence: MKNIKENICSFEINVDIGKKFEDFLSELDKKKAIIYSKNLRINPKADVVIPIDDGEQAKDLSNVLDIVKTLFDNDFDRGDYVIAVGGGTVLDIAGFAASIYLRGINLVNVPTTLLGMVDAGIGGKNGVNFAGVKNILGTFYQPSNIVIDLNFIKTLPLEELKKGLAEVIKYSLVLDKDLYDFLSLNKDRILNKEEDALEEIIYRSVNDKLGVVKEDERENKGIRVVLNFGHTIGHAIEAGSNFKISHGYAISVGMVCEAKIAEEMGYSEEGVVEDVLWLLQLYGLPLSIDKIGIPISLDLALSSIEKDKKTRGNFVMMPFPTRIGKWKKVDVPKETLKGFASQCLK
- the aroF gene encoding 3-deoxy-7-phosphoheptulonate synthase, producing MILFILKDKRDYSTLKEKLQLSSSSYKFLNLYGKNLLLVWPDSEAEKIVDEDIEVAVKTKKSYILASNEWKKDPTSFKVKGTEIGTNKIVVAAGPCAVESEEQVVSVAKAVKRAGASILRGGAYKPRTSPYSFQGLGEEGVKILKTAGEETGLPIVTEIMDTKDSEVFKKYVDMVQIGARNAQNFSLLKEVASIGKPVLLKRGMANTVEEWLQAAEYLLYGGDGNVILCERGIRTFEKSTRFTLDIGGMVAAKMMTHLPICADPSHPAGKRELVHSLALASVAAGADMLLIEVHPHPESALSDSEQQLTPESFEVLMNRIKALASALGRSV
- a CDS encoding chorismate mutase gives rise to the protein MSEIDDLRKQIENIDEKLVYLLSERMKLSGKIGKIKQKNNFPITDEKREESVRLRWLSLSQKYGIPESMIDPLLNLIFSYSKIFQINPSYIKKISIIGYGGMARSLISLFKISSQEVVVTGRDIKKAERLASEFGYAYMEPYKAVEWGEIIIITLPPSGIVSDFMKKLFPYFSGKKVIDILSTKHSIFGFLEKMSLENNFNYISSHPLFGPYLYPVGEKIAVIPSITFPDSKEILDFWRNCGLFPIQTSLENHEKAMAVVQVLPHFYLMALSKSIELLAKELDVDFSNFQTTNFRDIYKIIKRVNDLHSVIMEIQELNPYSQKARELGMKELNNLYNEFLGEKK
- a CDS encoding transketolase family protein; the protein is MLQGSFSSIREAFGRTLVKLGEEDSDIIVITADVGDSTRASYFKEKFPERYFNVGISEQDMVNFAAGLSATGKKPAVVDFAMFTMRAWEQIRNSISRMNLNVKILVTHSGYSDSGDGSSHQSLEDIALMRTLPNMRVIVPADPADVIRGLPVIMKERGPIYYRMGREYSPPITNGLDYKFEIGKAYVLKDGDDLTIMGAGVVLWDALKAAEQLEKMGISTAVINLETIKPIDESTIEYYARKTGRIVTIEEHSIYGGIGSAVSEVVVKKYPVPMRFVGATTFGRSARSERELLDYYNITDKSIVNSALELIK
- a CDS encoding transketolase, translated to MGKGGSDGIPISLEELKKLQEIAERARKNVIKMQFYDQSIHVGSSLSSIEILTTLLFRYVRESKNPTDKDWLILSKGHAAPALYAVLHEKGLIPEEELWKIQGINGLLQGHPEVYIPGIDMSTGSLGQGLSFGIGVATGIKMSNGSGRVFVIMGDGEQDEGEIWEAMTHAVARKVDNLIAFIEINGFQLDASTQDVKPKEFLHDVWKAVGWETFLCDGHDISSIVNSVEEAMKAKKPAVIFAKTLRGKGFTPIENSKKQRASPDVTRKFLFNS
- a CDS encoding HesA/MoeB/ThiF family protein, encoding MERYSRQLLALGLELQEKISSLKVAVIGCGALGSALAEMLTRLGVKELVLVDADVVELSNLHRTHIFTEKDLMRPKALVCKEYLKKVNSNIKIDTILDILDSKNAEEIVKGNDIVFDALDNVNYRLVLNDACVKNNIPLIYAGVTGEYASAKIIIPGKTSCLSCFLEPIDERNACEIIGTTIATIDIITSIQIQLLINYLRGRYEDEMIYIDMEDLRLEKIKMKRNSNCEACSLHQYKYLKSKFYTCGMLRSEKSGKNIFRSSEVEIYKDSEGTIICYNEKCFKKKEA
- a CDS encoding lysylphosphatidylglycerol synthase domain-containing protein; translation: MQFKYVFTALLPILVVVVYSIIFKINIIEIVRSLTPIIILAFVLSYLGQILVIALRDKKIVGVSFYTAFKARLLGNSIGLILPGWVGQELTRATVYSKEHVELIQGFSLSLLEAYYDVTVGSLMFLVLLPIRFIAIELIYIFITIGNIIGWSLGLAYVYTTAGKSIRIEKSIVKLIGLDKYYFVLNKGKQAMKDKIEGKNFITYFSLTVLGYLVQSLSFLAMVSDYFKDILINMTFFAATLFPIPGASGVSEIAFSLFLPPHFVVAAVVLELLDYFIGFIFIRDIDINELKKEFYKIKKYGEFYQGSES